The Halorhabdus sp. BNX81 genome includes a region encoding these proteins:
- a CDS encoding helix-turn-helix domain-containing protein, translated as MPISIDKFESHEPESEATNAERVVRFLARNHETAYRAVEIAEATDINENSIHPVLNRLEERGIVRHKEPYWAIGDLETVRETMVFSSTAAFLDDELGTESREEWLAAAHEGAERDE; from the coding sequence ATGCCCATCAGTATCGACAAATTCGAATCGCACGAGCCCGAAAGCGAGGCGACGAACGCCGAACGGGTAGTGCGCTTTCTGGCCCGGAACCACGAGACGGCCTACCGAGCCGTCGAGATCGCGGAGGCAACGGACATCAACGAAAACTCGATTCACCCGGTATTGAACCGGCTCGAAGAGCGCGGAATCGTCCGGCACAAGGAACCGTATTGGGCGATCGGTGATCTCGAAACCGTCCGCGAGACGATGGTCTTCAGTTCGACAGCGGCGTTTCTCGACGACGAACTCGGAACGGAGAGCCGTGAAGAGTGGTTGGCTGCCGCCCACGAGGGCGCGGAGCGCGACGAGTGA